A window of the Rhodoferax sp. GW822-FHT02A01 genome harbors these coding sequences:
- the fliS gene encoding flagellar export chaperone FliS: MTTLQSRAASAYASVGLESRASSSSGVDLVILLIEGVLDRVKLARAAMAQRDIGQKIKHINKALEIISEGLRAHLDMAAGGEIAVNLDDLYAYCSVRLLHANSRNDLAALDEIGELLTPLLNAWMTVRAGGQAGADNSQDVLATVTRTLKSAVPSVQRLYGSNAYAGFAAGGR; this comes from the coding sequence ATGACAACTTTACAATCACGCGCAGCATCTGCCTATGCATCGGTTGGCCTGGAGAGCAGGGCAAGCTCTTCCAGTGGTGTTGATTTGGTCATTTTGCTGATCGAAGGCGTTCTGGACCGCGTCAAGCTGGCCAGGGCCGCCATGGCGCAGCGCGACATCGGCCAGAAAATCAAGCACATCAACAAGGCACTGGAAATCATCAGCGAAGGTTTGCGTGCCCATCTGGACATGGCTGCCGGTGGCGAAATCGCGGTGAACCTTGACGACCTGTATGCCTACTGCTCGGTCCGTCTGCTGCACGCCAATTCCCGCAATGATCTGGCGGCTCTGGACGAGATCGGCGAGTTGCTCACCCCTCTGTTGAACGCCTGGATGACGGTCCGCGCGGGTGGACAGGCTGGCGCTGACAATAGTCAGGACGTCTTGGCCACCGTCACACGTACTCTCAAAAGCGCTGTGCCCAGCGTTCAGCGCTTGTATGGCTCCAATGCCTATGCAGGCTTTGCCGCAGGAGGCCGGTAA
- a CDS encoding flagellar protein FliT — translation MQDSLIGCYQAIEESSRKMLDAARMKDWESVVRYEGACAVLIEQLRLRAKSEALDLAARIEKTHIMQRILKNDAQIRYLAEPWLAQCEQHIEGSRLLH, via the coding sequence ATGCAAGACAGTTTGATCGGCTGCTATCAGGCCATCGAGGAGAGCAGCAGGAAAATGCTGGACGCCGCACGCATGAAGGACTGGGAGTCCGTGGTGCGTTACGAAGGGGCTTGCGCGGTGCTGATAGAGCAGTTGCGTCTGCGCGCCAAGTCAGAAGCGCTGGACTTGGCGGCCCGCATCGAAAAGACCCACATCATGCAGCGCATCCTCAAGAACGATGCCCAGATCCGTTACCTGGCTGAGCCCTGGCTTGCCCAGTGCGAACAGCACATCGAAGGCAGCAGGCTACTGCACTGA